TTGTTGTCGTTCTCGACCTGGAACTCGACAGGTTCCTCCGCAGCGAGGCTTCGGAATCCCTCAGATCTGATGGAGGACTGGTGAACGAATAGATCGTCGCCACCATTGTCGGGAGTGATGAAACCGAAACCCTTCTGGGTGTCAAACCACTTGACAGTGCCCCTGAGCCTATCTTGTCCGTAACTCATCTTGATCGGAGATCTCTTAAAGAATCTTTATCTGAAACCCTAGATTTCCTTTTGTGCCGAGGGAATAAATAATCAGTTTTTTTATATACTTTTAACGAAAAAATCGACCAGCAATATAAGCCCATTTAAGAAAAAGCTAAGATTTGGCCCAGTAAGGCCTACTAGGGCCCATAAAGTTAAAAGCATTTTCAACAAACATCATGTATCCGCCGTTTAGGGTTTCATATGTCCCCATTATATATAAAAACTAAAACCATCTCCATCAACTCCAACTCCAAGTCTCTTGTCCATCAGATCCTTCTCTTTGGCCGCCATGGTAAATGATTTTAAGCTCTGTAGCTATATGTATCTGACTTATAGTATGTACTTCCATGCTTATTTATCCATATTCTTATTTATTTTTTCAGGTGAAGTACTCCCAAGAACCAGACAATACCACCAAATGTGAGAACACTTTATTGATTAGCTTGTGTTTCTGTAGTGATATTGAGTTAAAAATTTAAAATGGTTGTGTAGCTTGCAAGGCAAGGGGAGCCGATCTCAGGGTCCACTTCAAGGTAAAAGTTCTTTTGCCAAGCTTGGAAATGAATAAGATTAGTTTTTCTTGGGCCATACGCTTGTAATAACAACAAACCTGAATAACAAAAAGCAGGGCTCTGTTTTGTACGTAACAGAGTTCACGTAAATGTCAGGGAAATCGAATTGGTCATCGTGTTTGGGTGAACCTACGCTTCTTCTTATATCTGATGGGTTCAGTTCATGATGGTACATTGTAGACTAGACCATGTTTTTCATTCATTAGCCAGGGTTTTGTTTCTTGTTCGAAATAGCAATCTTTTGGGAAATGAATCAGATTAGGGTTCATAGGGGAGAAGTTTGTAGTAATAAGACCAAACCTGATTAACAAAAAGCAGGGTTCTGTTTTGTACATAGCAGATCTCACGTAAATGTCAGGGAAATCGAATTGGTCATCGTGTTTGGTTGAACCTACGTTTCTTCTTATATCTGATGGGTTCAGTTCATGATGGTATATTTTAGCTTTTGATCTATATCAGTATTGTGGAGTATAGCATTCATTCTTTTTTGATTGTTTGTTAGCTTTTTTCTTTTTAAATGTTGCTAATTATTTGGATGAATCTGATAGTTTTGTTAATTGTGTGACAGAACACTAGGGAGACAGCGCATGCGATAAGAAAGCTACCATTGAACAAGGCGAAAAGGTACTTGGAAGATGTGATAGCTCACAAGCAAGCGATCCCCTTCACACGTTTCTGCCGTGGTGTTGGCCGTACTGCTCAGGCGAAGAACAGGCATTCGAACGGTCAAGGTCGTTGGCCTGCTAAATCTGCTCAGTTCGTTCTTGATCTTCTCAAGAATGCTGAAAGCAATGCTGAGGTAGGTGATTTCCATTTCATTACC
The DNA window shown above is from Brassica oleracea var. oleracea cultivar TO1000 chromosome C3, BOL, whole genome shotgun sequence and carries:
- the LOC106332776 gene encoding 60S ribosomal protein L17-1-like, whose product is MVKYSQEPDNTTKSCKARGADLRVHFKNTRETAHAIRKLPLNKAKRYLEDVIAHKQAIPFTRFCRGVGRTAQAKNRHSNGQGRWPAKSAQFVLDLLKNAESNAEVKGLDVDALFISHIQVNQAAKQRRRTYRAHGRINPYMSNPCHIELILSEKEEPVKKEPETQLAAKSKKGTSS